DNA sequence from the Parasphaerochaeta coccoides DSM 17374 genome:
TGCGGGAATGATATGTGCTGGCGAAACAATCAGTATTACTGCAATTGATATTTTGACTAATCCAGAATTATTAAAGGAAGCAAAAAAAGAATTCAACGAAGAAATTTCATTGAGGCCATATGTTAATCCTCTTCCAAAGAATTTAAAACCGGGAGTTGTCTAGAAAGTCAAAAAAGGAGCCTTACAGTGTCACCGAGAATGGAAACATTAGAACTTGCAGATAGTTTGATAATGTGGCTTTTCTGTATATTAATTATTAGTGTGATAGTAATTCAAGTCATTGTTTTTTATCTGCTTGGAAAAAGATACTCATCAAAATTTGGGGTTTCCCCAACAGAAATGCGTAAGGCATTGAAATCTGGAGCAATTACAGCGATTGGACCGGCTATGAGCAGATTCATAGTCGGTTTGGGACTCATTGCCAGTCTTGGTGCCCCGTTGGTTTTAGCTCATGCGAATGTTGCAGGCAATACTCAATACGAAGTATCTTCTTCACAACTTGCGGCCAATGTATTTAATACTGCCTTGACCGCAGATAATTTTTCTCCACAAGTATTTACCAATGTGGTGTGGGTGCTAAGCCTTGGTTGTATCTGCATGATGATCTTACCCTTGATTGCAGTGAAACCTTTGACGGTGCTACGTGATAGGGCAATCAACAAAACAAGCGTAGGAATGATAATTGGGATAAGTGCTTCAATTGCTTCATTTGCTTACATGAGTTTTGGCTATGCCGCAGGAGGTAAACCGACAAATTTAACTGCGGTGCTCATTGGCTTTTTTGTCATGTCAGCCGTTTGCGTTTTCTCAAAAAAGGATAAGTTCAAAACATTGAAGGACTGGGGTTATGTTATTTCATTAATGACAGCGTTTGTCGTAGTCACAGTTGCTTTTTAGGAGCAGAAAATGGAAATTGAAAGAAGAGATTATTATGGTCACGTTCATTTCCTTGGCCGGCTCTCGATTTGCTTGGAAATGATTTTTTTAGTTGGTATCGCATTATATTTGAGTTTTGTAAAAGGATATCATCCTGGCTGGGATAAAATTTCCATTGCTTTCTTAGGTGTAGCTGCAATGGTTGGACATGTATGGTTCAACATTACAGACTACATTACGTATGTTTTGGTCATGGGACCCGCCGCTACTTATTTGTCCTCAATAACGGGCGATATAAAGAATATGCGACTTCCTTCTGCGATGGCAGCTGTTTCCTCCGTTGATGAAGAAGCGAAAGAAGGAAAACGGGATATTCTTGCTACTTGTGGAGTTCTGGTATCCGTAATCTTGAATCTCATTCTTTCAATAATACTGGTGATTTTTGGCTCCTTAATTTTAAAATGGGTTCCTCAAGAATTAAAGGCTGGTCTGGATGCTTTTGTCCCGGCTCTTTTTGGAGCTGTATTCGCTCAATTAGCCGCATCGAACTGGCGTATCGCCGCAATAGCTTTACCCATTTGCGTTGCTATTTATTATGTTCCTTTCGTCCCCGATATGATAAAGACTTTAGTAGCGATTCTTTTGACAGTTTTCTTACATGTTTTGCTGTATAAACTGAAAAGGAATGAAGCAATAAACGAAGAAAAAGAATCAAATTAATAATTATGATGTGAAGGAATGTGGGACTTTTATGCGAGAAATCTCGGAAGCAGCGTAGAATATCAGGTGGACTCCCGCACGATCAGCTCCGGTCTGAGGAGTACCTGGGGTTTTCTGGCCTTGGGATCGTTCGCCCGGATGTGGTCAATGAGGAACTGCACCAGCATCCCGCCAATCTCGTAGGTGGGCTGCCTTATGGTGGTGAGCGGGGGACGGTAGAACGGCGCCATGGTGTTGTCATCGAAACCGGTGACAGCCAGATCACGTCCTATCTTCAGCTTGCGGTTCTTGGCGGCGTTGATGATGCCGAAGGCTATCATGTCGTTGAAGCCCACGATCGCCGTAGGAGGGTTGTCCAAGTCCAGCAGCGCCATCGTCTGCTCATAACCGTCCTTCTGGTCGAAAAATCCTTCCCTGACCAGATCGGGAGCCAACTTTATGCCCTGCTCCTCAAGACCTTTGACCAAGCCTCTGAGACGGATATGGGAATACATGACAGATGATGGCGGACAGATGCAGGCGATGCGGCGGTGACCTTTGGCCGCCAGGTGACAGGCGATCAGTCCCATCGCGTATTCGCCGTCCTCGTCGATGTAAATGTAGTCGCTGATGTTCTCCACCTGGCCGAAAGTGGCAAACGGCATGCCGATGCCATGCAGGTAGTTCACCCGCGGATCATCGCGCAGCGTCCTGTAGATGATGAAACCGTCGACCCGGCGCCCTTCGACGAGCTTGCGATAAGTCGCAACCTGATTTTCCTCGGAGATATAGGTGACCAGCAGGTCATACCCGTACTCGGTGGCCTTCTCGCCGATACCGGCCAGGAACTCGCTGAAGAACGGCTCCGCATGACCGCGCGAAGTGGAAGGAACCACGATACCGATAGTGTCGGTGGACTGCTTCTGCAACCGCTGTGCGTAGACGTTGGGTACGTAGCCCATACGCTTGGATGTTTCCCTGATCTGGCTGGCGGTCTCGGCATTGACATCGGAGCAGCCGGATAGCGCGCGCGACACCGTGGTAACCGACCGGTTTACTGCCTGCGCGATGTCCTTCAATGTGACCATCTGTTGCCTCTTTGACCCATCATAAACGTTTTCATTTTATTGGCAAAGCGTTTTTCAGCCTTTTATCGCTCCCATCATGATGCCTTTCTCGAAATATTTCATGATAAACGGGTACGCGATGACCATCGGCAGGCTCGCGATCACGATGGTGGCGTACTTGATCCGTTCTATCTCGAAGAAACGGGTGGACAGCACTGTGTCGCTAGTAGCCATGTCCGCAGACTGGGCACTCTGCAAGATATCGCGCAGGATCACTTGCAGAGGGTACATCACCTTGCGCGAGAAATACATGATTGGTCCGAGGTAGGCGTTCCAATGCCCCACCGTGTAGAACATCGCGATGATGACCAGGATTGTCGTCGAAAGCGGCAGCACGATGCGCAGGAGAAACTTCGTGTTGGAGCAGCCATCGATGAGCGCCGCGTCTTGCAGCTCCTGCGGGATATTGTGCTGAAAATAGGTGCGCGTGATGATCAGGTTGTAGGTACTGATTACTCCCGGCACGATGATCGCCCACATGCGGTTCATCATCCCCAGGCTGCGCACCACAAGGAACAGCGGGATTATGCCCCCTGAGAAGAACATCGTGAAGGTGATCAGCTTCATCAACAGGCTTCGACCCACCAGGTCGCGCCTGGACAGGGGGTAGGCGGCCAGCACCGTCATGATCACGTTCAGCAGAGTCCCGATTACCGTGTAGCGCAGGGAGTTGGCAAAGCTGCGCACAATGTCCTGGTTCTGGAATACCTTGCGGTAGGATTCGAAGCTGAAACCGACCGGCAGCAGTTTCACCTGGCCACGCACAATCGCCACGGGATCGCTGACCGAATTGCTCAGAACGAGCA
Encoded proteins:
- a CDS encoding carbohydrate ABC transporter permease, with the protein product MRKNLYVNSDTFLMFFIHVTLAIICVAMLYPLVLVLSNSVSDPVAIVRGQVKLLPVGFSFESYRKVFQNQDIVRSFANSLRYTVIGTLLNVIMTVLAAYPLSRRDLVGRSLLMKLITFTMFFSGGIIPLFLVVRSLGMMNRMWAIIVPGVISTYNLIITRTYFQHNIPQELQDAALIDGCSNTKFLLRIVLPLSTTILVIIAMFYTVGHWNAYLGPIMYFSRKVMYPLQVILRDILQSAQSADMATSDTVLSTRFFEIERIKYATIVIASLPMVIAYPFIMKYFEKGIMMGAIKG
- a CDS encoding LacI family DNA-binding transcriptional regulator is translated as MVTLKDIAQAVNRSVTTVSRALSGCSDVNAETASQIRETSKRMGYVPNVYAQRLQKQSTDTIGIVVPSTSRGHAEPFFSEFLAGIGEKATEYGYDLLVTYISEENQVATYRKLVEGRRVDGFIIYRTLRDDPRVNYLHGIGMPFATFGQVENISDYIYIDEDGEYAMGLIACHLAAKGHRRIACICPPSSVMYSHIRLRGLVKGLEEQGIKLAPDLVREGFFDQKDGYEQTMALLDLDNPPTAIVGFNDMIAFGIINAAKNRKLKIGRDLAVTGFDDNTMAPFYRPPLTTIRQPTYEIGGMLVQFLIDHIRANDPKARKPQVLLRPELIVREST
- a CDS encoding DUF5058 family protein, with the protein product MSPRMETLELADSLIMWLFCILIISVIVIQVIVFYLLGKRYSSKFGVSPTEMRKALKSGAITAIGPAMSRFIVGLGLIASLGAPLVLAHANVAGNTQYEVSSSQLAANVFNTALTADNFSPQVFTNVVWVLSLGCICMMILPLIAVKPLTVLRDRAINKTSVGMIIGISASIASFAYMSFGYAAGGKPTNLTAVLIGFFVMSAVCVFSKKDKFKTLKDWGYVISLMTAFVVVTVAF